AGCCAAATTATACAAAACGGTATTCAAACGCTCTTTTTGGGCCGGGTCTTTCGCCAAAGCCCATGGTCCTGTTTCATCTATGTATTTATTGGTACGCCCGATTAGCGCCCAGACATCCTTCAAGGCGCTATTAATATCCAAATGTTCCATAGCTTTTTCATAATTGACAGCGGTCGCCTGCGCCAGTTCCCTAAGATCACGGTCCACCTGCCCCGCTTCCCCGGGAGCCGCAATCACACCGCCGTTAAACCGCCCGATCATATTTAAGCTGCGGTGCAACAGATTGCCTAAGTCATTGGCCAAATCAGCATTAATGCGGTTAACCAAAGCGTCACGGGAAAAGTTGCCGTCTTGGCCCAGGGCAATCTCCCGCAACAGAAAATACCGGATGGCGTCAGGACCGAACTCCTCAATAAGAGCCAGCGGATCAATCACATTTCCCTTGGATTTGGACATTTTATCCCCTTCGATAACCAGCCAGCCATGTCCATATACCATCTTGGGCAAATCCACACCTAAAGCCATGAGAATGACCGGCCAGATAATACTATGAAAGCGGACAATTTCCTTGCCGACAAGGTGTATATCCGCCGGCCAGTATTTAGAAAATTTCTCCCTGTCGTTTAAATAGCCGGCGGCGGTAATGTAGTTGGTAAGGGCGTCAAACCATACATAAACAACGTGTTTGGTATCAAAAGGAACAGGAATCCCCCAGTTGAAGGTAGTGCGGGAAACACACAAATCCTCCAAACCGCCTTTAATGAAGTTTATCATTTCATTGCGGCGCGACGTGGGCTGGATAAACTCGGGATTTTCCTCTATATATTGGAGTAACCGGTCCTGATATTTGGACATCCGGAAGAAATAGCTTTCCTCCTTGACAATCTCAACCGGACGGCCGCAGTCCGGACACTTGCCGTCAACCAACTGCCGCTCCAGCCAGAAAGTTTCACAAGGGGTACAGTACCAGCCTTCGTATTCCGCTTTGTAAATGTCGCCTTGATCATAGATTTTTTGAAACACAGCCTGGACCAGCTCATGGTGCCGGCGTTCCGTGGTGCGAATAAAGTCGTCATTGGAAATATGTAATTTCTCCCACAAATGTTTAAACGAAGCTACAATATTATCGACAAATGCCAGGGGGGTTGTACCGGCATCCTCCGCCCGGCGCTGGATTTTCTGGCCGTGTTCATCCGATCCGGTCAAAAATAACACATCATACCCGGCAAGACGCTTAAAACGGGCAACAGCGTCAGCTACTGTTGTGCAATAAGCATGACCGATGTGAAGTCGATCACTGGGATAATAAATGGGAGTAGTGATATAAAAGTTTTTTTGTTTCATAACTCCGTGAGTCCTCCTAATTCCAAAACTATTGCCCCAATTATAGACATTTCGTCAGCGTTTGTCAAACAGCAAAGTTATTGACACAATATACTATTTTATGACAAAATATGATATAAGATACGATAAAAATTTACATGTTTATAAAATTTTTACGGTAATTAGCAATTTATAGATTGACAAGCTATGTAATATTTGGTATTATTTAGTTGGAAAGTTTTTGTCGAATCTTGTTGCCGTTTCCTGTTACCTTACTCTGATTGTTTCTTATACTCAAAATGTTGAAGGGAGAAAAAAGAGAAAATGAAATCAACTGGTATTGTACGTAAGGTCGACGAGTTAGGCAGGGTTGTAATTCCTATTGAACTACGCCGCACTCTTGATATCGAAGAAAAGGATGCTCTTGAAATTTATACGGATAACGACCGGATTATTCTGCGCAAGTACGAGCCGGCCTGTGTATTCTGTGGTAATGCCGACGAAGTAATAAACTTTAAAAACAAGAACGTTTGCCGTACCTGTCTCGAATCTATGAGTAACAAAGCTGTATAGAGAATAGAATTAGAATTCATTTAAGGAGATGCGAATCGTCTTTAAATAATAGAGAAAGTAAAGTTACTTCCGGCTCTTGAGAGAAAGCCAGCGCCTTGGGCAAATCCCAAAAAACTTATACTTTCTGATCCGGGACAAGCTTACAGTTGTGGAATGTAGACTAATCAGTTTCGTAAATAACCGACTGATACACTTCACGCTTGGGAATGCCCCGTTCGGACGCCACTTGACGGATGGCGTCCTTTTTATTTACCCCTGTTCCTATTAAATAGGCTACAGCTTGAGCCGGCGAAAGGCCTTGACTAACTGCCGGCGCAGCCGGTATCGTCGCCTCCCCTGTCAAAGGACCTGCTACGATAAGAGTAAACTCGCCCCTCGGCTGGGTCTGACGAAAGTGCGCAATCAATGTGTTTAGTGTTCCGCGGACAAACTCTTCAAATTTTTTGGTCAGTTCTCTGGCGGCTACTGCTTGTCTGTCCCCAAATATCTCTGCCAGTTCCCCCAGTGTCGCAATGAGACGGTGAGGGGATTCATAAAGTACAAGGGTATAGGGATGATTGACAAACTGGTTTAATAACTCCCGGCGTTTTTTGGCAGTTTTCGGTAAAAAGCCCAGGAAAGTAAACTGGGCGGTACTAAGCCCGGATGCAACCAGGGCAGTTACCGCCGCGTTAGCTCCCGGTACAGGCACTACCGGTACTCCCGCCTCAAGAGCAAGCATTACCAGATCCGTTCCGGGATCCGATATGCCGGGCATACCGGCATCACTCACCACGGCAATATTTTCTCCCGCCGCCAGCTGCGCAATGAGCTCCGGACCTCGCTCAGCCTTATTATGTTCATGGTAACTGACAAGAGGAGTATGGATGTCAAAATGACTCAGAAGCTTGCGGGTATGCCGCGTATCCTCGGCGGCAATAACCGCCGCCTCCTTCAATATCCGCACCGCCCGCAAAGTCATGTCCTCAAGATTGCCAATGGGCGTGGAACACAAATATAGCGTACCGGCTTTGGTATTTTCCTTCACCAAATCACCTACTAAACTCTTCCAATTACTTAGCTTACTTTTGCCACGAACTGCTTAGAAACCGTCAGCTGCTAGGCGCGCCGAGGACCGCAGTGGAAACGTACTGGTTGTACGTTGGAACGAGGACCGCAGAAGCAACAACGCAGATGGCGGTTTCTAAGCAGTTCCCTACTTTAAGCGAAAAGCCTTTTCCCCACCGTAGAGGCGTACTATATCATTCGTATATTTGCCGCCAGCGTC
This window of the Methylomusa anaerophila genome carries:
- the metG gene encoding methionine--tRNA ligase, producing MKQKNFYITTPIYYPSDRLHIGHAYCTTVADAVARFKRLAGYDVLFLTGSDEHGQKIQRRAEDAGTTPLAFVDNIVASFKHLWEKLHISNDDFIRTTERRHHELVQAVFQKIYDQGDIYKAEYEGWYCTPCETFWLERQLVDGKCPDCGRPVEIVKEESYFFRMSKYQDRLLQYIEENPEFIQPTSRRNEMINFIKGGLEDLCVSRTTFNWGIPVPFDTKHVVYVWFDALTNYITAAGYLNDREKFSKYWPADIHLVGKEIVRFHSIIWPVILMALGVDLPKMVYGHGWLVIEGDKMSKSKGNVIDPLALIEEFGPDAIRYFLLREIALGQDGNFSRDALVNRINADLANDLGNLLHRSLNMIGRFNGGVIAAPGEAGQVDRDLRELAQATAVNYEKAMEHLDINSALKDVWALIGRTNKYIDETGPWALAKDPAQKERLNTVLYNLAEVLRIVAILISPFLPVTAPRIWAQLGIATDFAAVKLVDAQGWGRLAAGTVVAKPEPLFPRIEEEPEQEENTAGAVSNQAVAKAPETPATISEITIEEFAKVDLRVVKVLAAEKVKKADKLLQLTVDLGSEQRTIVSGIAKHYEPEDLVGKNVVMVVNLKPAKIRGIESRGMVLAASSDDKLALVTADMPAGSKVK
- a CDS encoding AbrB/MazE/SpoVT family DNA-binding domain-containing protein — its product is MKSTGIVRKVDELGRVVIPIELRRTLDIEEKDALEIYTDNDRIILRKYEPACVFCGNADEVINFKNKNVCRTCLESMSNKAV
- the rsmI gene encoding 16S rRNA (cytidine(1402)-2'-O)-methyltransferase, with protein sequence MKENTKAGTLYLCSTPIGNLEDMTLRAVRILKEAAVIAAEDTRHTRKLLSHFDIHTPLVSYHEHNKAERGPELIAQLAAGENIAVVSDAGMPGISDPGTDLVMLALEAGVPVVPVPGANAAVTALVASGLSTAQFTFLGFLPKTAKKRRELLNQFVNHPYTLVLYESPHRLIATLGELAEIFGDRQAVAARELTKKFEEFVRGTLNTLIAHFRQTQPRGEFTLIVAGPLTGEATIPAAPAVSQGLSPAQAVAYLIGTGVNKKDAIRQVASERGIPKREVYQSVIYETD